In Acanthochromis polyacanthus isolate Apoly-LR-REF ecotype Palm Island chromosome 15, KAUST_Apoly_ChrSc, whole genome shotgun sequence, a single genomic region encodes these proteins:
- the pcbd1 gene encoding pterin-4-alpha-carbinolamine dehydratase: MAGKIQGLTEEERAHLLPLLRSAQWVEVVGRDAIYKEFIFKDFNQAFGFMSRVALQAEKMDHHPEWFNVYNKVQITLSTHDCGGLSQRDITLATFIDQASLM, encoded by the exons ATG GCTGGTAAGATCCAGGGTCTGACTGAAGAGGAGAGGGCCCACCTACTCCCTCTGCTACGCAGCGCTCAGTGGGTGGAGGTTGTAGGACGGGACGCCATTTACAAAGAGTTTATATTCAAAGACTTCAATCAG GCTTTCGGATTTATGTCTAGAGTGGCTTTACAAGCAGAGAAGATGGATCATCATCCTGAGTGGTTCAATGTCTATAATAAG GTCCAGATCACTCTCAGCACACATGACTGTGGAGGTCTGTCTCAGCGTGACATCACTTTGGCCACCTTCATCGACCAGGCATCTCTGATGTGA